Proteins from a genomic interval of Calypte anna isolate BGI_N300 chromosome 19, bCalAnn1_v1.p, whole genome shotgun sequence:
- the PPM1E gene encoding protein phosphatase 1E → MWLKKFFAGANSNCPSYLASALARAASDEVLQSDLSAHYLPKHVDNADGIIQIETVKLARLVFSKLHEICSSWVKDFPLQPKPHRYYETSIHAIKNMRRKMEDKHVCIPDFNMLFNLEDQEEQAYFAVFDGHGGVDAAIYASIHLHVNMVHQEMFQQDPAEALCRAFRVTDERFVQKAARESLRCGTTGVVTFIRGNMLHVAWLGDSQVMLVRKGQAVELMKPHKPDREDEKKRIEALGGCVVWFGAWRVNGSLSVSRAIGDAEHKPYICGDADSASTVLDGSEDYLILACDGFYDTVNPDEAVKVVADHLKENNGDSSMVAHKLVASARDAGSSDNITVIVVFLRDMNAAVSVSEESDMTENSFQGGQEDGGEDKENHGDCKRPWPQHQCSAPADLGYEGRVDSFTDRTTLSIGSSINLFDEQSYLDLTNPETSTPQSAKCLLPSQASSPGIPKSGNFINGLTAKNESPELSTSSGCGQRDPREYHAPLSLGAAGQSIYRVKGLSPIFFGLEEELFKSLGKRAESLQFRLCSGKRRRGARLKPKFHTALVAREPPQTEGSGLSLPLQGCSSRKVSVRQSPWGRLSRQRAASGSGFVMRRQSRCIAERYLHQCCKM, encoded by the exons ATGTggctgaagaaattctttgcaggAGCCAACAG taacTGCCCTTCATATTTGGCTTCTGCTTTAGCTAGAGCAGCTTCAGATGAAGTCCTTCAGAGTGATCTTTCAGCACACTACTTACCAAAGCACGTGGACAATGCAGATGGGATCATAC AGATCGAGACGGTGAAGTTGGCCCGCTTGGTGTTTAGCAAACTCCACGAGatctgcagcagctgggtgaAAGATTTCCCCCTCCAGCCAAAGCCCCACCGCTACTACGAGACGTCCATCCACGCCATCAAGAACATGCGCAGGAAGATGGAGGACAAGCACGTCTGCATCCCAGACTTCAACATGCTCTTCAACCTGGAG GACCAAGAAGAACAAGcttattttgctgtgtttgatgGCCACGGGGGAGTGGATGCTGCCATCTATGCCTCCATCCATCTCCATGTGAACATGGTCCATCAGGAGATGTTCCAGCAGGACCCAGCAGAAGCCCTGTGCCGGGCTTTCCGAGTGACTGATGAGCGCTTTGTGCAGAAGGCAGCCAGAGAG AGCCTGCGTTGTGGAACCACCGGGGTGGTGACTTTCATCCGAGGGAATATGCTGCATGTGGCTTGGCTTGGGGACTCCCAGGTTATGCTCGTGAGGAAAGGCCAAGCTGTGGAGCTGATGAAACCCCACAAACCAGATCGAGAG GATGAGAAGAAGCGTATTGAGGCACTGGGTGGCTGTGTGGTCTGGTTTGGAGCCTGGAGGGTGAACGGCAGCCTGTCAGTCTCCAGAGCTATTG GGGATGCTGAGCACAAGCCATATATCTGTGGGGATGCAGACTCTGCCTCCACTGTACTGGATGGCTCTGAAGACTACCTCATTTTAGCCTGTGATGGCTTCTATGACACGGTCAACCCCGATGAGGCAGTCAAAGTGGTGGCTGACCATCTAAAGGAGAACAACGGTGACAGCAGCATGGTAGCACATAAATTGGTGGCATCTGCTCGGGATGCTGGTTCCAGTGACAACATCACTGTCATCGTGGTATTTCTCAGGGACATGAACGCAGCGGTCAGCGTCAGCGAGGAGTCAGACATGACAGAGAACTCTTTCCAAGGTGGGCAAGAAGATGGTGGGGAAGATAAGGAAAACCATGGAGACTGCAAACGGCCGTGGCCCCAGCACCAGTGCTCAGCACCTGCAGACCTGGGGTATGAGGGACGAGTGGATTCCTTCACCGACAGAACTACCTTAAGCATAGGGTCCAGCATTAACCTGTTTGATGAGCAAAGCTATTTAGACCTGACAAACCCAGAAACTAGTACACCTCAGAGTGCCAAATGTCTGCTGCCCAGTCAAGCATCCAGTCCTGGCATACCAAAGAGTGGGAATTTCATCAACGGCTTAACAGCGAAGAATGAGTCACCTGAGCTCAGCACATCGTCGGGCTGTGGACAGAGAGATCCCAGGGAGTACCACGCTCCTCTCAgtttgggggctgcagggcagagcatcTACAGGGTGAAGGGTTTATCCCCCATCTTCTTTGGGCTGGAAGAGGAACTGTTCAAATCCTTGGGAAAACGAGCGGAGTCCTTACAATTCCGGCTCTGTAGCGGGAAGAGGCGACGAGGAGCCCGGCTCAAACCAAAGTTTCACACGGCGCTGGTGGCTCGGGAGCCTCCTCAGACAGAAGGCTCCGGTCTCTCTTTACCTCTCCAGGGTTGCAGTAGCAGGAAGGTGTCGGTCCGACAGTCCCCGTGGGGGAGGCTGTCCCGGCAGCGAGCTGCCAGCGGGAGCGGCTTTGTGATGCGAAGACAAAGTCGCTGTATAGCAGAGCGGTACCTTCATCAGTGCTGTAAAATGTAA